CGGAACGGTCCGGATCGGGAACCATCGTCGATGGCGCCGGATATATCTTGACCGTCCACTACGTCACGGTCGGCGCCGAGTCGATCACGGTGACGCTCGCCGACGGCGAGCAGTATCCCGCGGAGCTGGCGGCCCAGGACCAGGAGACGGGCCTGTCGCTGGTGAAGATTCCGGGCAAGGATTTTCCGTTTCTGCGCTCCGCGCCGGCCGAGGAGCTGGAGCTGGGACAACCTGCGCTGATCGTCGCCAGCGGCGGCGGGCAGGCGAGGAGAGTCAACGGCGGCTACGTGACCTCGACGGAAGGCTACGACGGCCACTGGGAATACATGCTGGAGAAAAGCATTCGCTTGAGCGCATTCAATCCCGGTTTCGGCGGTGGACCGCTGGCGGACTTCAAAGGCAGGTTGATGGGCGTCGTCTCCCTCAACTTGAACGACATTGGAAAGTTTTCGCTGGCGATCCCGATCGAGCTTTACCTCAGGCACGAGCAGGAGTTGAAGCGGCACGGCCGGGTGCTGAGCCGCGCGCCGCGGCCCTGGCTGGGTTTTTATCCGCAGCACATGGGGGGACACGTCGTGATCGCCGGCGTGGTGCCCGGAGGGCCGGCGGAAAGGAGCGGCCTCAGGGAGGGAGACATCATCATCCAAGTGGAGCGGCAGAACATCCGCTCCCGTCCTGAGCTTTATCGGGAGATCTGGAAAAAGAGACCGGGCGAGCGCATATCCTTCCACATCCTGAGGGACGAAGAAGCGCTCGATCTATCCGTGGTCGGCGCCGATCGAGGGAACTTTTACCGGACTTAGTCGTCGCCTCCGGTTTTCTTCAACTCCCCTTTGCCGACCACTTTAACGGACTGGGCCGGAGTGTAGGCATCCGGCTCGTACTTGATCATGGCCTTGTCGGTTTCTTGCAGGTCTTTCAATTTAATCTTCTGCCCTTCTTTCTCGATATCCGTCTTATCGTCGACGCCGACGACCTCTTCGCGGACTTTGCCCTTGCGCTCCATCTGAAAGGTGATCGTGCGCTGTCCGACGGCGCTGATAACGCCCTCTACTTCTCTCGCGGATTTTTTCTCCTCTGCCTTTTTCTCCTCTGCCTTTTTCTCCTCTTGTGCCGAGACGCTGCCGAGAAATCCACCGATCACCAACGACAGAACTGCAAGCCATCTAACGGTTTTCATCGCTTCCTCCTTCGACGATTGAAGTCGTTCCCTGAACTATTGGCGAAATTATCCAAAGTTTCCGGTAGTGTCAAGCCGCCTCGAAAGGATGAGGGCTGAGGGATGAAGGATGAAAAAGGATTCCCGTTCTGCATTGCTTTTGTTTCATCCCTCCGCCTTCATCCTTCATCCCTTTTTACGCT
This genomic window from Candidatus Binatia bacterium contains:
- a CDS encoding S1C family serine protease; this encodes ERSGSGTIVDGAGYILTVHYVTVGAESITVTLADGEQYPAELAAQDQETGLSLVKIPGKDFPFLRSAPAEELELGQPALIVASGGGQARRVNGGYVTSTEGYDGHWEYMLEKSIRLSAFNPGFGGGPLADFKGRLMGVVSLNLNDIGKFSLAIPIELYLRHEQELKRHGRVLSRAPRPWLGFYPQHMGGHVVIAGVVPGGPAERSGLREGDIIIQVERQNIRSRPELYREIWKKRPGERISFHILRDEEALDLSVVGADRGNFYRT